In the Rhizobium sp. CB3090 genome, one interval contains:
- a CDS encoding L,D-transpeptidase has translation MADLLLASRRLLVVAAFAALSGCSIIPDTGATDPDRFAQETAPIFYQPEGIDPQKVGRLPVQPVPQARDLFRSQFNQTYGLPTFNPVHQAMYAQTSEDDFTLPAIPYKRIDPRFLRQEVDYRTNERPGTIVVDTRGHYLYFIEPGGRAMRYGVGLGAAGYAWHGRGVIQWKQKWPRWTPPSEMVAREPEIRPVSAQRGGMNPGPTNPLGARALYIFQNGKDTLYRIHGTPDWQSIGKAASSGCVRMLNQDVIDLFNRVSVKTEVVVL, from the coding sequence ATGGCCGATCTCCTGCTCGCTTCCCGTCGCCTGCTTGTCGTTGCTGCTTTTGCTGCGCTGTCCGGCTGCAGCATCATTCCCGATACGGGGGCGACCGATCCCGATCGGTTTGCGCAGGAAACTGCACCTATCTTCTATCAACCTGAAGGCATCGATCCGCAGAAGGTGGGACGCCTGCCAGTGCAGCCGGTGCCGCAGGCGCGCGATCTCTTCCGCTCGCAGTTCAATCAGACCTATGGCCTGCCGACGTTCAATCCCGTGCATCAGGCCATGTATGCACAGACGAGTGAAGATGATTTCACCCTGCCGGCAATCCCCTATAAGCGGATAGACCCCCGTTTTCTGCGTCAGGAAGTGGATTACCGGACCAATGAAAGACCCGGCACGATCGTCGTCGATACAAGAGGCCACTATCTTTATTTCATCGAGCCGGGCGGCCGGGCGATGCGTTATGGCGTCGGTCTTGGCGCGGCCGGCTATGCCTGGCATGGCAGAGGCGTCATCCAGTGGAAGCAGAAATGGCCACGCTGGACGCCGCCAAGCGAAATGGTGGCGCGCGAACCGGAGATCAGGCCGGTTTCGGCGCAACGCGGCGGCATGAATCCGGGGCCGACCAATCCGCTTGGCGCCCGCGCTCTCTATATCTTCCAGAATGGTAAGGACACGCTCTATCGCATTCATGGTACGCCGGATTGGCAGTCGATCGGCAAGGCAGCGTCGTCCGGCTGCGTACGCATGCTGAACCAGGACGTGATCGATCTTTTCAATCGCGTGTCGGTAAAGACGGAGGTCGTGGTTCTGTAA